The DNA region ACAGTGAAACGCCGTTGAACCATTTGAACCCAGTGAGGAGGGCAACGTGAGAAAGTTGTATCTAATTGCTTTGGCTATGATCTTTGTGCTGACCGCCACAAGCGCGCTGGCCAGCGAGTACACAGGAGACGCGGTTACCGCCAAGCTGGCTTCCGAGGAGATCGAGGGCGACTTCATGACCGTGTGGGCGAACAACTTCTCGGACCACATGAAGGAGTGGTCGGACGGCAAGATCAACATCGAAGTCTACCCGTACGGCACCCTTGGCGCGACCGGCGACATCAACGAGCTCTGCCAGCTCGGCGTGGTGCAGTTCGTGTTCTCCGACTACGCCTGGATCAGCTCCTTTGTGCCCCAGGCCCAGGTGCTGGCGCTCAACTACCTCTTCCCCACCGAGAAGGTGCCCGAGATCCTGGATTGGATGGTCCGGAACGGCAAGTTCTTCCCCCTGCTGGAGAAAAAGTTCCGCGACAACGACCTGGTGCCCCTGGGCATCATGTTCGAAGGCTGGCAGTGGATGACCTCCAAGAAGGAGATCAAGACCATGGACGACGTCAAGGGCCTGAAGCTGCGCCTGATGTCCTCCAAGCTGCTGGTGGAAGACTACAAGGCCTACGGCGCCAGCCCCACGCCCATGAGCTACGGCGAGGTGTACAGCGGCCTGCAGATGGGCCTCATCGACGCCCAGGTGAACCCGCTCTTCGCGGACTACAGCATGAAGTTCTACGAGGTGCAGGACTACTTCACCCAGCTGAAGAACGAGCCCTTCATCGGCATTCCCACCGTGAACGCCGAATGGTTCGACAGCCTGACGCCTGAAGCCCAGGCCGAGATGCGCAAGTTCTGGGCCGATTCCATCATCCCGGCCGGCAAGTGGATAATGGAGCGCAACGCCGCGGACATGGAGAAGATCAAGGAAGCCCGTCCGGAAGTGCAGTTCACGACCCTGGAAGGCGAGGCCCTGGCCGAGTTCAAGGCCGCCGCACAGACGGTCTATCCCAAGTTCGTCGAGATCGGCGGTGACGGCGCCCAGGAAGTGCTGGACGCTCTGCTGGCCGACGTCGAAAACGCCAAGGCAGCCCTTGGCATGAAGTAAATGATGGCAGC from Oceanidesulfovibrio marinus includes:
- the dctP gene encoding TRAP transporter substrate-binding protein DctP; this translates as MRKLYLIALAMIFVLTATSALASEYTGDAVTAKLASEEIEGDFMTVWANNFSDHMKEWSDGKINIEVYPYGTLGATGDINELCQLGVVQFVFSDYAWISSFVPQAQVLALNYLFPTEKVPEILDWMVRNGKFFPLLEKKFRDNDLVPLGIMFEGWQWMTSKKEIKTMDDVKGLKLRLMSSKLLVEDYKAYGASPTPMSYGEVYSGLQMGLIDAQVNPLFADYSMKFYEVQDYFTQLKNEPFIGIPTVNAEWFDSLTPEAQAEMRKFWADSIIPAGKWIMERNAADMEKIKEARPEVQFTTLEGEALAEFKAAAQTVYPKFVEIGGDGAQEVLDALLADVENAKAALGMK